In Sander lucioperca isolate FBNREF2018 chromosome 21, SLUC_FBN_1.2, whole genome shotgun sequence, the following proteins share a genomic window:
- the raver1 gene encoding ribonucleoprotein PTB-binding 1 isoform X4 translates to MAAVVSVSTAARDESTDTGLSFAPRPHHENDDLAADHENWMSGEPGRYPELERGEEDSTSERECQRRVDEDLTSLSPEEIESRLERTRREFYNRRKIIIKNLPSDVSNQEVHELLGNYDLKYCFVDKYKGTAFVTLLNGEQAQCAIKDFHQHVLRDREISVQLQPTDSLLCIANLPRAFTQQQFEELVRPFGNLERCFLVYSAVTGHSKGYGFVEYMKKDSAARAKSELLGKQLGSRMLYVHWTEVGSLTYPLLHSKCLCVDRLPPNLLTAQDLRNALTDTHAPVFCQLAQGQDGSFRRFAMLEFASAEMSEEAQRLTDGRLLGGTHIRVSFCAPGPPGRSMLAALIAAQTMAVNRGKGLLPDPTAMQILTGLNNPATLKMLLNPLSQGPKQGLLGAAPTMPLLANPALSAALLQLLLQNQAKAQQQAFLGNHLLWAQVLHNKENPLVPCAGLIGENPLASLPVQQGVHLLGDLPQGGGVPGLGLQTDPLAPLKQMPLGRALAREQESPTAACTFPQTSSPTLQGISMPLMGGMMGADGLTAQGVSILGDPPKDVNHPQSAFLGVSNVFPSGGSCRPHPYRKRPTLSNVSNQHTHQSFQPNYNLRYQDSYSPEYPPLHQDPLAHLYEQQENLDAGALAGFGQQQLSRHPDYSERFSHYSYPPSEPMSSYFSSGPEAPSNGSLPTTLLNRAVGMPPVSHTTNYPPGLGDAVKTPIGSHKRVFSRLIPSPEPSPEGSYVGQHSQGLGGHYADSYLKRKRIF, encoded by the exons ATGGCGGCCGTCGTGTCTGTTAGCACAGCTGCCAGGGATGAAAGCACAGACACAGGGCTCAGTTTCGCCCCTCGTCCACATCACGAAAATGACGACCTCGCTGCGGATCACGAAAACTGGATGTCCGGAGAACCGGGCCGGTATCCCGAACTCGAACGCGGCGAAGAGGACTCAACCTCGGAACGCGAGTGTCAGCGGAGGGTCGACGAGGACTTGACATCACTGAGCCCCGAAGAGATTGAGAGCCGCTTAGAGAGAACTCGCCGGGAGTTTTACAACCGTAGAAAAATCATCATAAAAAATCTACCCTCCGACGTTAGCAATCAG GAGGTTCATGAGCTGTTGGGCAACTATGACTTGAAGTACTGCTTTGTTGACAAATACAAGGGCACAG CATTTGTGACACTGCTGAATGGGGAACAGGCCCAGTGTGCCATCAAAGACTTCCACCAGCATGTGCTACGTGACAGGGAGATCTCAGTGCAGCTGCAGCCAACAGACTCTCTGCTGTGCATCGCCAACTTGCCCCGCGCTTTTACCCAGCAGCAGTTTGAGGAGTTGGTGCGGCCCTTTGGTAACTTGGAGCGCTGCTTTCTGGTGTACAGCGCCGTAACAGGGCATTCCAAGGGCTATGGCTTTGTGGAGTACATGAAGAAGGACTCGGCTGCCAGGGCCAAGTCGGAGCTATTAGGCAAGCAGCTGGGCTCCCGCATGCTGTATGTCCACTGGACTGAAGTGGGCTCCCTCACGTATCCACTCCTGCACTCTAAATGCCTGTGCGTGGACCGCCTGCCCCCAAACCTGCTGACAGCCCAAGACCTCCGCAACGCCCTGACTGACACCCATGCGCCAGTCTTCTGCCAG TTGGCTCAGGGACAAGATGGAAGTTTCCGGCGGTTTGCGATGTTGGAGTTTGCCTCAGCTGAGATGTCTGAGGAGGCACAGCGACTCACTGATGGCAGACTGCTGGGCGGGACACACATCAGGGTGTCCTTCTGTGCCCCTGGCCCTCCTGGAAGAAGCATGTTGGCTGCTCTGATTGCTGCCCAAACCATG GCTGTGAATAGGGGTAAAGGTCTCCTCCCTGATCCCACAGCCATGCAGATACTTACAGGCCTCAATAACCCCGCCACCCTGAAGATGCTGCTCAACCCACTGTCACAGGGACCCAAGCAAG GCCTCCTTGGGGCAGCCCCTACAATGCCCCTGCTGGCCAACCCCGCTCTCTCCGCCGCTCTGCTCCAGCTGCTCCTTCAGAACCAGGCCAAGGCACAGCAG CAAGCCTTTCTGGGAAATCATCTTCTCTGGGCTCAGGTGCTGCACAATAAAGAAAACCCTCTAGTGCCTTGT GCAGGACTCATTGGGGAGAATCCTCTGGCTTCTTTGCCTGTCCAGCAGGGAGTCCATCTGCTCGGAGACCTGCCCCAAG GTGGTGGTGTCCCAGGTCTTGGTCTACAGACGGATCCTCTGGCCCCCCTAAAGCAAATGCCACTTGGCAGAGCCCTAGCAAGAGAGCAGGAGTCCCCCACAGCAGCGTGTACCTTCCCCCAGACTTCCTCTCCCACTCTGCAGGGCATCTCAATGCCCCTGATGGGTGGCATGATGGGGGCAGATGGCCTCACAGCTCAAGGG GTATCCATACTAGGAGATCCTCCCAAAGATGTGAACCATCCCCAGAGTGCCTTCCTCGGTGTCAGCAATGTTTTCCCCTCAG GAGGAAGCTGCAGACCTCACCCCTATAGGAAGAGGCCTACACTAAGTAATGTGTCCAACCAGCACACACACCAGAGCTTTCAGCCAAATTACAACCTGCGCTACCAGGATTCCTACAGCCCAGAATATCCTCCTCTACACCAG GATCCTCTGGCCCACTTGTATGAACAGCAGGAGAACCTTGATGCTGGAGCCTTGGCAGGATTTGGTCAgcagcag CTCTCTCGTCACCCCGACTACAGTGAGCGTTTTTCACACTACAGTTATCCTCCCAGCGAACCCATGTCCTCATACTTCAGCTCAGGGCCTGAGGCCCCCAGTAACGGTAGCCTCCCCACCACCCTTCTCAACAGG GCTGTGGGAATGCCTCCTGTGAGCCACACCACCAACTACCCCCCAGGCCTGGGGGATGCTGTGAAG ACTCCCATTGGTAGCCACAAGCGTGTGTTCTCCCGGTTGATCCCATCTCCAGAGCCGAGCCCTGAGGGCAGCTACGTGGGCCAGCACTCCCAGGGCCTTGGTGGCCATTATGCAGACTCCTACCTTAAGCGAAAGCGTATATTCTAA
- the raver1 gene encoding ribonucleoprotein PTB-binding 1 isoform X3 yields the protein MAAVVSVSTAARDESTDTGLSFAPRPHHENDDLAADHENWMSGEPGRYPELERGEEDSTSERECQRRVDEDLTSLSPEEIESRLERTRREFYNRRKIIIKNLPSDVSNQEVHELLGNYDLKYCFVDKYKGTAFVTLLNGEQAQCAIKDFHQHVLRDREISVQLQPTDSLLCIANLPRAFTQQQFEELVRPFGNLERCFLVYSAVTGHSKGYGFVEYMKKDSAARAKSELLGKQLGSRMLYVHWTEVGSLTYPLLHSKCLCVDRLPPNLLTAQDLRNALTDTHAPVFCQLAQGQDGSFRRFAMLEFASAEMSEEAQRLTDGRLLGGTHIRVSFCAPGPPGRSMLAALIAAQTMAVNRGKGLLPDPTAMQILTGLNNPATLKMLLNPLSQGPKQGLLGAAPTMPLLANPALSAALLQLLLQNQAKAQQQAFLGNHLLWAQVLHNKENPLVPCAGLIGENPLASLPVQQGVHLLGDLPQGGGVPGLGLQTDPLAPLKQMPLGRALAREQESPTAACTFPQTSSPTLQGISMPLMGGMMGADGLTAQGVSILGDPPKDVNHPQSAFLGVSNVFPSGGSCRPHPYRKRPTLSNVSNQHTHQSFQPNYNLRYQDSYSPEYPPLHQDPLAHLYEQQENLDAGALAGFGQQQQLSRHPDYSERFSHYSYPPSEPMSSYFSSGPEAPSNGSLPTTLLNRAVGMPPVSHTTNYPPGLGDAVKTPIGSHKRVFSRLIPSPEPSPEGSYVGQHSQGLGGHYADSYLKRKRIF from the exons ATGGCGGCCGTCGTGTCTGTTAGCACAGCTGCCAGGGATGAAAGCACAGACACAGGGCTCAGTTTCGCCCCTCGTCCACATCACGAAAATGACGACCTCGCTGCGGATCACGAAAACTGGATGTCCGGAGAACCGGGCCGGTATCCCGAACTCGAACGCGGCGAAGAGGACTCAACCTCGGAACGCGAGTGTCAGCGGAGGGTCGACGAGGACTTGACATCACTGAGCCCCGAAGAGATTGAGAGCCGCTTAGAGAGAACTCGCCGGGAGTTTTACAACCGTAGAAAAATCATCATAAAAAATCTACCCTCCGACGTTAGCAATCAG GAGGTTCATGAGCTGTTGGGCAACTATGACTTGAAGTACTGCTTTGTTGACAAATACAAGGGCACAG CATTTGTGACACTGCTGAATGGGGAACAGGCCCAGTGTGCCATCAAAGACTTCCACCAGCATGTGCTACGTGACAGGGAGATCTCAGTGCAGCTGCAGCCAACAGACTCTCTGCTGTGCATCGCCAACTTGCCCCGCGCTTTTACCCAGCAGCAGTTTGAGGAGTTGGTGCGGCCCTTTGGTAACTTGGAGCGCTGCTTTCTGGTGTACAGCGCCGTAACAGGGCATTCCAAGGGCTATGGCTTTGTGGAGTACATGAAGAAGGACTCGGCTGCCAGGGCCAAGTCGGAGCTATTAGGCAAGCAGCTGGGCTCCCGCATGCTGTATGTCCACTGGACTGAAGTGGGCTCCCTCACGTATCCACTCCTGCACTCTAAATGCCTGTGCGTGGACCGCCTGCCCCCAAACCTGCTGACAGCCCAAGACCTCCGCAACGCCCTGACTGACACCCATGCGCCAGTCTTCTGCCAG TTGGCTCAGGGACAAGATGGAAGTTTCCGGCGGTTTGCGATGTTGGAGTTTGCCTCAGCTGAGATGTCTGAGGAGGCACAGCGACTCACTGATGGCAGACTGCTGGGCGGGACACACATCAGGGTGTCCTTCTGTGCCCCTGGCCCTCCTGGAAGAAGCATGTTGGCTGCTCTGATTGCTGCCCAAACCATG GCTGTGAATAGGGGTAAAGGTCTCCTCCCTGATCCCACAGCCATGCAGATACTTACAGGCCTCAATAACCCCGCCACCCTGAAGATGCTGCTCAACCCACTGTCACAGGGACCCAAGCAAG GCCTCCTTGGGGCAGCCCCTACAATGCCCCTGCTGGCCAACCCCGCTCTCTCCGCCGCTCTGCTCCAGCTGCTCCTTCAGAACCAGGCCAAGGCACAGCAG CAAGCCTTTCTGGGAAATCATCTTCTCTGGGCTCAGGTGCTGCACAATAAAGAAAACCCTCTAGTGCCTTGT GCAGGACTCATTGGGGAGAATCCTCTGGCTTCTTTGCCTGTCCAGCAGGGAGTCCATCTGCTCGGAGACCTGCCCCAAG GTGGTGGTGTCCCAGGTCTTGGTCTACAGACGGATCCTCTGGCCCCCCTAAAGCAAATGCCACTTGGCAGAGCCCTAGCAAGAGAGCAGGAGTCCCCCACAGCAGCGTGTACCTTCCCCCAGACTTCCTCTCCCACTCTGCAGGGCATCTCAATGCCCCTGATGGGTGGCATGATGGGGGCAGATGGCCTCACAGCTCAAGGG GTATCCATACTAGGAGATCCTCCCAAAGATGTGAACCATCCCCAGAGTGCCTTCCTCGGTGTCAGCAATGTTTTCCCCTCAG GAGGAAGCTGCAGACCTCACCCCTATAGGAAGAGGCCTACACTAAGTAATGTGTCCAACCAGCACACACACCAGAGCTTTCAGCCAAATTACAACCTGCGCTACCAGGATTCCTACAGCCCAGAATATCCTCCTCTACACCAG GATCCTCTGGCCCACTTGTATGAACAGCAGGAGAACCTTGATGCTGGAGCCTTGGCAGGATTTGGTCAgcagcag CAGCTCTCTCGTCACCCCGACTACAGTGAGCGTTTTTCACACTACAGTTATCCTCCCAGCGAACCCATGTCCTCATACTTCAGCTCAGGGCCTGAGGCCCCCAGTAACGGTAGCCTCCCCACCACCCTTCTCAACAGG GCTGTGGGAATGCCTCCTGTGAGCCACACCACCAACTACCCCCCAGGCCTGGGGGATGCTGTGAAG ACTCCCATTGGTAGCCACAAGCGTGTGTTCTCCCGGTTGATCCCATCTCCAGAGCCGAGCCCTGAGGGCAGCTACGTGGGCCAGCACTCCCAGGGCCTTGGTGGCCATTATGCAGACTCCTACCTTAAGCGAAAGCGTATATTCTAA
- the raver1 gene encoding ribonucleoprotein PTB-binding 1 isoform X6: MAAVVSVSTAARDESTDTGLSFAPRPHHENDDLAADHENWMSGEPGRYPELERGEEDSTSERECQRRVDEDLTSLSPEEIESRLERTRREFYNRRKIIIKNLPSDVSNQEVHELLGNYDLKYCFVDKYKGTAFVTLLNGEQAQCAIKDFHQHVLRDREISVQLQPTDSLLCIANLPRAFTQQQFEELVRPFGNLERCFLVYSAVTGHSKGYGFVEYMKKDSAARAKSELLGKQLGSRMLYVHWTEVGSLTYPLLHSKCLCVDRLPPNLLTAQDLRNALTDTHAPVFCQLAQGQDGSFRRFAMLEFASAEMSEEAQRLTDGRLLGGTHIRVSFCAPGPPGRSMLAALIAAQTMAVNRGKGLLPDPTAMQILTGLNNPATLKMLLNPLSQGPKQGLLGAAPTMPLLANPALSAALLQLLLQNQAKAQQAGLIGENPLASLPVQQGVHLLGDLPQGGGVPGLGLQTDPLAPLKQMPLGRALAREQESPTAACTFPQTSSPTLQGISMPLMGGMMGADGLTAQGVSILGDPPKDVNHPQSAFLGVSNVFPSGGSCRPHPYRKRPTLSNVSNQHTHQSFQPNYNLRYQDSYSPEYPPLHQDPLAHLYEQQENLDAGALAGFGQQQQLSRHPDYSERFSHYSYPPSEPMSSYFSSGPEAPSNGSLPTTLLNRAVGMPPVSHTTNYPPGLGDAVKTPIGSHKRVFSRLIPSPEPSPEGSYVGQHSQGLGGHYADSYLKRKRIF; this comes from the exons ATGGCGGCCGTCGTGTCTGTTAGCACAGCTGCCAGGGATGAAAGCACAGACACAGGGCTCAGTTTCGCCCCTCGTCCACATCACGAAAATGACGACCTCGCTGCGGATCACGAAAACTGGATGTCCGGAGAACCGGGCCGGTATCCCGAACTCGAACGCGGCGAAGAGGACTCAACCTCGGAACGCGAGTGTCAGCGGAGGGTCGACGAGGACTTGACATCACTGAGCCCCGAAGAGATTGAGAGCCGCTTAGAGAGAACTCGCCGGGAGTTTTACAACCGTAGAAAAATCATCATAAAAAATCTACCCTCCGACGTTAGCAATCAG GAGGTTCATGAGCTGTTGGGCAACTATGACTTGAAGTACTGCTTTGTTGACAAATACAAGGGCACAG CATTTGTGACACTGCTGAATGGGGAACAGGCCCAGTGTGCCATCAAAGACTTCCACCAGCATGTGCTACGTGACAGGGAGATCTCAGTGCAGCTGCAGCCAACAGACTCTCTGCTGTGCATCGCCAACTTGCCCCGCGCTTTTACCCAGCAGCAGTTTGAGGAGTTGGTGCGGCCCTTTGGTAACTTGGAGCGCTGCTTTCTGGTGTACAGCGCCGTAACAGGGCATTCCAAGGGCTATGGCTTTGTGGAGTACATGAAGAAGGACTCGGCTGCCAGGGCCAAGTCGGAGCTATTAGGCAAGCAGCTGGGCTCCCGCATGCTGTATGTCCACTGGACTGAAGTGGGCTCCCTCACGTATCCACTCCTGCACTCTAAATGCCTGTGCGTGGACCGCCTGCCCCCAAACCTGCTGACAGCCCAAGACCTCCGCAACGCCCTGACTGACACCCATGCGCCAGTCTTCTGCCAG TTGGCTCAGGGACAAGATGGAAGTTTCCGGCGGTTTGCGATGTTGGAGTTTGCCTCAGCTGAGATGTCTGAGGAGGCACAGCGACTCACTGATGGCAGACTGCTGGGCGGGACACACATCAGGGTGTCCTTCTGTGCCCCTGGCCCTCCTGGAAGAAGCATGTTGGCTGCTCTGATTGCTGCCCAAACCATG GCTGTGAATAGGGGTAAAGGTCTCCTCCCTGATCCCACAGCCATGCAGATACTTACAGGCCTCAATAACCCCGCCACCCTGAAGATGCTGCTCAACCCACTGTCACAGGGACCCAAGCAAG GCCTCCTTGGGGCAGCCCCTACAATGCCCCTGCTGGCCAACCCCGCTCTCTCCGCCGCTCTGCTCCAGCTGCTCCTTCAGAACCAGGCCAAGGCACAGCAG GCAGGACTCATTGGGGAGAATCCTCTGGCTTCTTTGCCTGTCCAGCAGGGAGTCCATCTGCTCGGAGACCTGCCCCAAG GTGGTGGTGTCCCAGGTCTTGGTCTACAGACGGATCCTCTGGCCCCCCTAAAGCAAATGCCACTTGGCAGAGCCCTAGCAAGAGAGCAGGAGTCCCCCACAGCAGCGTGTACCTTCCCCCAGACTTCCTCTCCCACTCTGCAGGGCATCTCAATGCCCCTGATGGGTGGCATGATGGGGGCAGATGGCCTCACAGCTCAAGGG GTATCCATACTAGGAGATCCTCCCAAAGATGTGAACCATCCCCAGAGTGCCTTCCTCGGTGTCAGCAATGTTTTCCCCTCAG GAGGAAGCTGCAGACCTCACCCCTATAGGAAGAGGCCTACACTAAGTAATGTGTCCAACCAGCACACACACCAGAGCTTTCAGCCAAATTACAACCTGCGCTACCAGGATTCCTACAGCCCAGAATATCCTCCTCTACACCAG GATCCTCTGGCCCACTTGTATGAACAGCAGGAGAACCTTGATGCTGGAGCCTTGGCAGGATTTGGTCAgcagcag CAGCTCTCTCGTCACCCCGACTACAGTGAGCGTTTTTCACACTACAGTTATCCTCCCAGCGAACCCATGTCCTCATACTTCAGCTCAGGGCCTGAGGCCCCCAGTAACGGTAGCCTCCCCACCACCCTTCTCAACAGG GCTGTGGGAATGCCTCCTGTGAGCCACACCACCAACTACCCCCCAGGCCTGGGGGATGCTGTGAAG ACTCCCATTGGTAGCCACAAGCGTGTGTTCTCCCGGTTGATCCCATCTCCAGAGCCGAGCCCTGAGGGCAGCTACGTGGGCCAGCACTCCCAGGGCCTTGGTGGCCATTATGCAGACTCCTACCTTAAGCGAAAGCGTATATTCTAA